One Dethiosulfovibrio russensis DNA window includes the following coding sequences:
- a CDS encoding LysR substrate-binding domain-containing protein, translated as MSIDRDITIRQIEIFAEVARSGNLTYAAGRLGLSQSAASMALKELERLLDGPLFGRIGRGLVLNDRGRLLLPLAEDVLSAVRDFTSVGRSGDEPSGELTVACSTTIANYLFPFHMKAFMDVYPRISLILKVGNTMEIEEEISKGCADIGLVEGELRGERLRSEDWIKDDLAIFCSPQDPLARESLVSPIRLSEECWILREDGSGTLSTIMAELDREGVSLSRTVRIGHTEAIKRAVEAGMGISCLSRFAVEREVARGDLSLVDTSLAPSRWFRIITHRRNGGGPAFSAMTGWLRDHRFSVGL; from the coding sequence ATGTCGATCGATAGGGACATCACCATAAGACAGATAGAGATATTCGCCGAGGTAGCCAGATCGGGCAATTTGACCTACGCCGCGGGAAGGCTGGGGCTATCCCAGTCCGCGGCCAGCATGGCTCTGAAGGAGCTGGAGAGGCTTCTGGATGGGCCGCTTTTCGGAAGGATCGGACGGGGCTTGGTTTTGAACGACAGAGGCAGACTCCTGCTTCCTCTGGCGGAGGACGTCCTGAGCGCTGTCCGGGATTTTACCTCTGTGGGGCGCTCCGGAGACGAGCCGTCCGGCGAGCTCACGGTGGCCTGTAGCACCACCATAGCAAACTATCTTTTTCCATTTCATATGAAGGCCTTCATGGATGTATATCCCAGGATCTCCTTGATCCTGAAGGTCGGTAACACCATGGAGATAGAGGAGGAGATATCGAAGGGCTGTGCCGATATAGGTCTGGTGGAGGGGGAACTTAGAGGAGAGCGTCTGAGATCCGAGGACTGGATAAAGGACGATCTGGCGATATTCTGTTCTCCTCAGGACCCTCTGGCCAGGGAGAGCCTTGTCTCTCCGATTCGGCTGTCGGAAGAGTGCTGGATTTTGAGGGAGGACGGTTCCGGCACCTTGAGCACCATAATGGCGGAGCTGGACCGGGAGGGGGTGTCATTGTCCCGAACGGTCAGGATAGGCCATACCGAGGCCATAAAGAGGGCAGTCGAGGCCGGTATGGGCATAAGCTGTCTCTCTCGGTTCGCGGTGGAGAGGGAGGTGGCCCGGGGAGATCTGTCACTGGTGGACACGTCTTTGGCTCCGAGCAGATGGTTCCGGATTATCACCCACCGTAGAAACGGAGGAGGCCCCGCCTTTTCCGCCATGACGGGGTGGCTGAGGGACCATAGGTTCTCGGTCGGGCTCTGA
- a CDS encoding ATP-binding cassette domain-containing protein, translating to MAFFLFWSLWVGSSMALPAFPFVAVMACLSSCSLLLWPRARHRLISLVYLMVPLALGFWLIHGGFFARLVGSEAVGSRPLWAMGLWLRILSVVSVSQLLLESFPPRRIVKALLNGPAPDGIAYLMASPLLLAEQIKVRIGEIREAQLARGVRVKGSMRERFSSLSALVFPLVLGLLNDLPVRSAALDMKGFGLFSGSSKKKNEEEFLKSSEDSLTEDPPVLSVDRLVLRSSKNGEPVLEVPELTLFPGEWLLVEGGNGSGKSSLAAALSGAVPEHRGGYLEGTVSVTGKDIRPLGCLRLSDKVQWVQQIPGLSMSGCCYSVWDEISFGPGNLSISPEKIELRVERAMDLLGISHLRDRNPIELSGGEAQKTALASSVAMSPRLLILDEAFSRIASADVPVIAAGLKEWSRESGCSVVLLERDGEPFKEFCDQKGFLEGGSLVLDAGDHVRPRLDGAVQGGVSGGRSLLEFRDLGFSWRPEEPSVFDSIGGVVREGERIALVGPNGAGKSTLMRLCSGLISPDSGSIELDGLDVGSMDPELRASRVGFLFQDAERQIFHSTVAEEVLFSLRKEDLSRSEKEARLERALADTGLSGMEKKHPLDLNSAERRMVAVASLAVKDLDMLLLDEPTRDFDSQWMIIFENWLERQRGAVLAVSHDPDFVSRFFPTVWILKNGILTSRRIEMS from the coding sequence TTGGCGTTCTTTCTATTTTGGTCTTTGTGGGTCGGAAGCTCCATGGCGCTTCCGGCCTTTCCATTTGTGGCTGTCATGGCCTGCCTATCGTCCTGTTCCTTGCTCTTATGGCCCAGGGCCAGGCACCGTCTGATATCACTGGTCTACCTTATGGTACCTCTAGCCCTTGGCTTCTGGCTTATACACGGCGGATTTTTCGCCAGACTCGTAGGGTCGGAAGCCGTCGGATCCAGGCCTCTATGGGCGATGGGGCTGTGGCTTCGTATCCTGTCGGTGGTGTCCGTATCACAGCTTCTTCTGGAGTCTTTTCCTCCTAGAAGGATCGTGAAGGCCCTTTTGAACGGGCCTGCTCCTGATGGGATCGCCTATCTGATGGCGAGTCCTCTGCTGCTGGCCGAACAGATCAAGGTCAGAATAGGGGAGATTCGAGAGGCTCAGCTCGCAAGGGGCGTCAGGGTAAAGGGGTCAATGAGGGAACGGTTCTCGTCTCTGTCCGCTCTGGTGTTTCCCCTGGTGTTGGGTTTGTTGAACGATCTTCCGGTAAGAAGCGCCGCATTGGACATGAAGGGATTCGGTCTTTTTTCCGGAAGTTCCAAGAAAAAAAACGAAGAAGAATTCTTGAAATCATCGGAGGATAGTTTGACGGAAGACCCCCCCGTTTTGTCCGTGGACCGACTGGTCCTGCGCTCTTCCAAAAATGGAGAACCCGTATTGGAGGTTCCTGAGCTTACGCTATTTCCGGGAGAATGGCTCTTGGTGGAGGGGGGCAACGGAAGCGGCAAGTCCAGCCTGGCCGCCGCTCTCTCCGGGGCGGTCCCGGAACATAGAGGGGGGTACCTGGAGGGGACTGTCTCAGTAACGGGTAAGGATATCCGTCCTTTAGGATGTCTCCGTCTGTCCGACAAGGTCCAATGGGTGCAACAGATACCGGGGCTTTCAATGTCGGGATGTTGCTACTCCGTCTGGGACGAGATCTCTTTCGGACCGGGGAATCTGTCGATTTCCCCCGAAAAGATCGAGCTCAGGGTGGAGAGAGCTATGGATTTGCTCGGCATATCCCATCTTAGGGATAGAAATCCGATCGAGCTGTCCGGCGGAGAGGCCCAGAAAACGGCCTTGGCCTCCTCTGTGGCCATGTCTCCCAGGCTGTTGATACTGGACGAGGCCTTTTCCAGGATAGCCTCCGCCGACGTGCCTGTGATAGCCGCAGGACTCAAGGAATGGTCCAGGGAAAGTGGATGTTCCGTGGTGCTTCTGGAGCGGGACGGAGAGCCCTTTAAGGAGTTTTGCGATCAGAAAGGCTTTCTGGAGGGCGGATCTCTGGTTTTAGACGCAGGGGATCACGTCCGTCCTCGTCTCGACGGGGCGGTCCAGGGAGGCGTCTCCGGAGGAAGATCTCTGCTTGAGTTCCGGGATCTCGGCTTTTCCTGGCGGCCCGAAGAACCCTCCGTTTTCGATTCTATAGGCGGGGTGGTTCGAGAGGGGGAGAGGATCGCCTTGGTAGGTCCCAACGGGGCGGGGAAGTCGACTTTGATGAGACTCTGCTCCGGATTGATCTCCCCCGATTCGGGATCTATCGAGCTGGACGGTCTGGACGTGGGATCCATGGACCCCGAGCTCAGGGCCTCCCGGGTCGGTTTTCTTTTCCAGGACGCGGAGAGGCAGATCTTTCACTCTACCGTGGCGGAAGAGGTCCTGTTTTCTCTGAGGAAGGAGGATCTGTCCAGATCGGAAAAAGAGGCTCGCCTCGAGAGGGCTCTGGCCGATACCGGTCTCTCCGGTATGGAGAAGAAACATCCTCTTGACCTAAACTCGGCGGAACGACGGATGGTGGCAGTGGCGTCCCTGGCCGTAAAGGACCTCGATATGTTGTTGCTGGACGAGCCCACCAGGGACTTCGACAGCCAATGGATGATTATTTTCGAGAACT
- a CDS encoding ECF transporter S component — MKNKTLVLMALCIAINMGLGQIASSLKLPIFLDSIGTILAALLMGPWVGMATGLFTNLIWGLLTGPIAAAFAPVAMVIGLVAGFTARRGMFRSLPMVVVSGVVMTIFVTIVATPIRTYLFGGVTGSGADFFVAYMNAVGQNLLKSVAITVIGSNLVDKVVSCLIGWMLVRRLPERIRSLFPLADEAV; from the coding sequence ATGAAAAACAAAACTCTGGTTCTCATGGCTCTCTGCATAGCGATAAACATGGGGTTGGGGCAGATCGCATCCAGCCTGAAGCTTCCCATCTTTCTGGACTCGATAGGGACCATATTGGCGGCCCTTCTCATGGGGCCCTGGGTAGGTATGGCTACCGGTCTTTTCACCAACCTAATATGGGGGCTCCTCACCGGCCCCATCGCGGCGGCCTTCGCCCCCGTAGCCATGGTGATAGGCCTGGTGGCCGGATTCACGGCTCGCAGGGGGATGTTCAGGTCCCTGCCCATGGTCGTAGTCTCCGGCGTCGTGATGACGATCTTCGTCACGATCGTGGCCACCCCTATAAGGACCTATCTGTTCGGAGGGGTTACAGGTTCCGGAGCGGATTTCTTCGTGGCCTATATGAACGCCGTAGGACAGAATCTGCTGAAGTCCGTCGCGATCACCGTTATAGGGAGCAACCTGGTGGACAAGGTGGTCAGCTGTCTCATTGGTTGGATGTTGGTGAGACGCCTTCCCGAACGGATACGCTCCCTCTTTCCTCTTGCGGACGAGGCGGTCTGA